A stretch of DNA from Thermodesulfovibrionales bacterium:
CCTCTCCCTTCCTACGCGATACCGGTTCACAGTGTTGCATAATTTCTGGCGACTTTTTATATAATAAGAATCCACTGAGGTTTTCTTTATGGAGATGACACCCGATTTCATCAGCAGAGCGACCTGGAACAAGGTCCTCAATTACATAGCCCTGAGCGATGAGCCCGCGCCTTACCTGCTCATAGACAGGGAAGTAGCCCGGGAAAAGGTCTCGATCATAGGGAGCGGTATCAGAAATTCGAAGGTTTTCTTTGCAGTCAAGGCGAATCCCGACAGAGACGTTCTGGCATTCCTGAACAGTTTCGGCGTCGGTTTCGAAATCGCTTCCGAAGGCGAATTGCAGATCCTTTCGTCCCTCGGCGTTGAGCCGGAAAGGATCATAACGAGTAACCCGGTCAAGACATTGAAATTCCTGGAGCAGGCTGTCGGATATGGGGTGCGGTATTTTGCCTTTGATTCCCTTCCCGAGGTCGAAAAACTCGCACGCGTTGCTCCCGGTGCTAAGGTCTATGTGAGGTTGTCCGTTCCGAACGAGGGCAGCGAGTGGCCTTTGAGCAAGAAGTTCGGCGTCGAGCTTGACGAAGCGGCAGACCTCCTCGTATTTGCGCAGGAGAGGGGACTCAATCCCGTTGGAATCACCTTTCACGTAGGTTCACAGTGCCATAATGTTTACAACTGGAACACGGCGATTGATAAGACCAAGGAGGTGTGGGAGTTGGCCGAGGAGAAAGGGATTCCTTTGAGCATGATCAACATCGGCGGGGGCTATCCCATCCGGTATACGAAGAACGTGGTCGAGATTTCAACGATAGAGAAGAAGGTCGATAGGGTGATCTCACAGAAGTTCCCTAAGGATGTCGAGATATTCATTGAGCCCGGGAGGGCGGTCATCGGCGATGCGGGAGTCTTTGTCGCCACGGTAATCGGCAAGGCGAAACGGGGCGATGAGAACTGGCTCTATATCGACGTCGGCGTTTTTAACGGACTCATGGAGAGCATCGGGGGAATCAAATACAACTATGTTGTAGGGAGCAGGAGCGAGGTGAAGAGTTGGACGATCGCGGGACCGAGCTGTGACAGCTTTGATGTGATCGACCGGGATGTGGAGCTGCCTGAGCCGGAAGTCGGGAATCGCATCCTCATACCCTCAAGCGGCGCCTATACGATTTCCTATGCCTCCGAGTTCAATGGATTTTCGATTCCGAAGACCATTTTAATATAGGGGGAATCTGCGTGAACTCAGTGGTTACTAAAGTTCTCATAATAGGGTTTACATGATTCTCAAGAAATCCCTCCTGACCTCCCTTTTCCAAAGGAAGGGATTATTACCCCTCTTTGGCAAAGAGGGATAGGGGAGATTTTCTCATCAACTGTCTACTCAATTTTGAGAACATTAATAAATCCTTATGCGAGCAGGAGGAACAATGATTAAGTTTTTTGAAAGAGATCCCTATGCCCCGATACAGTATGTCTATGCCGTCGAAAAGGTCCTCTATAAGGGCAGGAGTCCTTTCCAGGAGATCATGGTGATCGAGAATTCCCATTTCGGCAAGATACTCATCCTTGATGGCGTAGTACAGATAACGGAACGGGATGAATTCTTTTACCACGAGATGCTTGTCCACGTCCTGATGCACGCCCATCCGAACCCGAGGAACGTCGTCGTCATCGGCGGAGGTGACGGTGGAACGGTGAGGGAGGTGTTGAAACACGACGCTGTAGAAAAGGTCTACTTTATCGAGATCGATGGAGAGGTGATCAACGTCGCGAAGAAGTTCTTCCCCACCGTCGCATCCGGTATCGCAGACAGCCGTGTCGAGATACGGTGCATGGACGGCGCCGAATTTGTGAAGAGCAGAAACAGCGACATCGATATCATCATTGTCGATTCTACAGACATCATCGGCTTCGCAAAGAGCCTCTTTACCGTTGAGTTTTTCAAATCGGTCAAGGAGTCGCTGACGGATGAAGGGATGTTTGTGACCCTCTCGGAATCTTTGCATTTCCACAAGGACATCGTGACGGAAGTCCAGGAAGAGATGAGACTCATATTTCCGATTGTCGACCTCTATACGGCCTGTCTCGCCACATATGCGGGCAACTGGTGGACTTTTTCCGCAGCGTCAAAGAAACACGACCTCCGCCAGATGAGAAGGGAATTCAGGATCGATACGAAGTACTACAGCGACGAGGTTCACCAGCAGACCTTTCTCCCCCGCAGGATGTACGAAAAACTCATGGCGAAGAAACTGCCGTGGTGATCGTGTCGTTGAATCTGGTCTACCCAAGGAATTCCCTCATCGCTTCGGATTCGATGATGCCGGGGAGGTCGCGGTATTTCGGCGAGAAGTGCATCACCATGAGGTTTTTTACCTCAGCCTTCCTGGCGATTTCGCCTGCAAGTCTTGCGGTGAGATGGTGCCGCTCCACCGCCCTCTCCATATCAGC
This window harbors:
- a CDS encoding type III PLP-dependent enzyme, with the translated sequence MEMTPDFISRATWNKVLNYIALSDEPAPYLLIDREVAREKVSIIGSGIRNSKVFFAVKANPDRDVLAFLNSFGVGFEIASEGELQILSSLGVEPERIITSNPVKTLKFLEQAVGYGVRYFAFDSLPEVEKLARVAPGAKVYVRLSVPNEGSEWPLSKKFGVELDEAADLLVFAQERGLNPVGITFHVGSQCHNVYNWNTAIDKTKEVWELAEEKGIPLSMINIGGGYPIRYTKNVVEISTIEKKVDRVISQKFPKDVEIFIEPGRAVIGDAGVFVATVIGKAKRGDENWLYIDVGVFNGLMESIGGIKYNYVVGSRSEVKSWTIAGPSCDSFDVIDRDVELPEPEVGNRILIPSSGAYTISYASEFNGFSIPKTILI
- the speE gene encoding polyamine aminopropyltransferase — protein: MIKFFERDPYAPIQYVYAVEKVLYKGRSPFQEIMVIENSHFGKILILDGVVQITERDEFFYHEMLVHVLMHAHPNPRNVVVIGGGDGGTVREVLKHDAVEKVYFIEIDGEVINVAKKFFPTVASGIADSRVEIRCMDGAEFVKSRNSDIDIIIVDSTDIIGFAKSLFTVEFFKSVKESLTDEGMFVTLSESLHFHKDIVTEVQEEMRLIFPIVDLYTACLATYAGNWWTFSAASKKHDLRQMRREFRIDTKYYSDEVHQQTFLPRRMYEKLMAKKLPW